A portion of the Celeribacter indicus genome contains these proteins:
- a CDS encoding TniB family NTP-binding protein, translating into MIHRAHCSRWRDGELRAGKTEEDGRITLIQSDIWIGFPRAEQVLDRLQCMIEAPRQTRMPGLLVHGASGIGKTMIARNLSRRYAPEYDPASGITRTPLLLLQAPPAPDERRFYLHILATVGAPATALSARAQNVASLEVRVVALLRDLGLRMIMIDEVHNLLAGTHREQRRFLNVLRYLSNELEVSLVCLGVSEAVDAIRGDIQLARRLDEHHLPNWRDDAEFSDMIQTLIAAMPLEKKSNLKVKSLKQILALTGGVTSRIFALIKDLSIDAIVTGDECITDDAIAKWTPVWSRHANPHRRLEKSGV; encoded by the coding sequence GTGATACATCGCGCCCATTGTTCAAGGTGGAGAGATGGTGAATTGAGGGCAGGAAAAACAGAGGAAGACGGTCGGATCACCCTCATTCAATCGGATATCTGGATTGGCTTTCCGCGGGCCGAACAAGTTCTGGACCGTTTGCAGTGTATGATCGAAGCGCCAAGGCAAACCCGTATGCCTGGCCTTCTTGTGCATGGCGCGTCCGGGATCGGAAAGACGATGATCGCCCGCAATCTTTCGCGCAGATATGCACCGGAATATGACCCAGCATCGGGAATTACGCGAACGCCGCTGTTACTGTTACAAGCACCACCAGCTCCCGACGAACGACGGTTCTATCTGCACATCCTGGCGACCGTCGGGGCACCGGCCACGGCACTGAGCGCGCGCGCTCAAAATGTGGCCTCCCTCGAAGTCCGTGTCGTCGCGCTCTTGCGCGACCTTGGCCTGCGGATGATCATGATCGACGAAGTCCACAACCTCTTGGCCGGGACCCACCGCGAACAGCGCCGCTTTCTCAATGTTCTGCGGTATCTCAGCAATGAACTCGAAGTGTCGCTGGTCTGCCTGGGGGTCAGCGAGGCCGTCGATGCCATCCGTGGTGATATCCAGCTTGCCAGGCGGCTGGACGAACATCACCTTCCAAACTGGCGCGACGACGCCGAGTTCTCGGACATGATCCAGACACTCATCGCGGCAATGCCCCTCGAGAAGAAATCCAATCTGAAGGTCAAGTCACTAAAGCAGATACTTGCGCTGACCGGCGGGGTGACCTCGCGCATCTTCGCCCTGATCAAGGATCTTTCCATCGACGCCATTGTCACAGGTGATGAATGCATCACCGATGACGCAATCGCAAAATGGACGCCGGTTTGGTCGCGCCATGCGAACCCCCATCGGCGGCTCGAGAAGTCCGGGGTGTGA
- a CDS encoding TniQ family protein, with protein sequence MKPHPLPKTVAPLPDELLSGWLSRLAAANYCDDAELLAHLRIDTAHGTALNFNVDAAAAAKIANAARIDPDVVRSLTFPAMTTREASLTAQIPFQHCLQCSREGLSLKHWRRAWAFDCQVCGTRLVPTLGKASGEQMPEKLINRARNGAARLEYAARLRSSKQFRRAMRAVTFAISLKAFRGDPLYALQGHRLEVRLFGLAAIDAAQSRPLVKAAISSSGIDDYARVALLRAFDKEPRLLAAVVYIARQRAKSIGAMAVESHN encoded by the coding sequence GTGAAGCCGCACCCGCTGCCCAAGACTGTCGCGCCGCTGCCCGACGAGTTGTTGTCAGGTTGGTTGTCTAGGCTGGCGGCGGCCAACTACTGTGATGATGCGGAACTACTGGCTCATCTCAGAATCGATACCGCGCATGGCACCGCCTTGAACTTCAACGTCGACGCGGCTGCGGCGGCGAAGATTGCCAACGCCGCACGGATTGACCCAGATGTTGTGCGATCTTTGACCTTCCCAGCAATGACGACACGAGAAGCCTCGCTGACGGCCCAGATACCATTCCAGCATTGCCTGCAATGTTCCAGAGAGGGCCTTTCGCTCAAGCATTGGAGGCGAGCCTGGGCATTCGACTGCCAGGTTTGTGGGACGAGACTTGTGCCGACGCTCGGCAAGGCCAGTGGCGAACAGATGCCCGAAAAGCTGATAAATCGTGCGCGCAACGGCGCCGCGCGGCTTGAATACGCCGCGCGATTACGCAGCTCCAAGCAATTTCGGCGCGCAATGCGCGCGGTCACCTTTGCCATATCATTAAAGGCCTTCCGCGGAGATCCGTTATACGCTCTTCAGGGCCACAGGCTGGAAGTAAGGCTGTTTGGCCTTGCTGCAATTGATGCAGCCCAATCCCGTCCACTGGTCAAAGCGGCCATCTCAAGCTCCGGCATCGACGACTATGCAAGGGTTGCTCTATTGCGCGCCTTCGATAAGGAGCCACGTCTGCTTGCCGCGGTTGTTTACATCGCCCGGCAGCGCGCGAAAAGCATAGGCGCGATGGCAGTGGAATCTCATAATTAA